The Niallia circulans nucleotide sequence AAAAAGTAATGCCGGTTGCAGCGAAGATCGCAGAGCAAAGACATTTACAAGCATTAAGAGACGGTATTATCCTAGCAATGCCCCTTATTATCATCGGTTCCGTTTTTTTAATTTTGGCTAATTTGCCTTTTCAAGGGTATTTAGATTATTTAACAGAGCATCCGAAGCTTAAAGCAAGCCTTCTTTATCCATACAGAGGAACATTTGAAATCATGGCATTAGTCGCCACTTTTGGAATTGCTTACAGGTTAGCGGAATCCTATAAGGTCGACCCATTAGCTTCTGGAGCGATTTCACTTGCTGCCTATTTTGTTGGGACACCGTTTGTTTCATATGTTATTGGTCAAACACCAGAGGGCGTGGATATCGTTGAAACAGCGTATCAAACAGCCCTCTTCACAAGCAAAGGCTTATTTGTCGGGATGGTTATAGCTGTTTTATGTACAGAAATTTACCGGAAAATTCTGCAGAAAAATATTGTGATTACATTACCTGATGGAGTTCCGCCTGCTGTTGCTAAATCCTTCACCGCATTGATACCTGGCTTTTTTGCAATCGCTGTTGTGTGGGTTTTGCGCTTATTAGTAGAAAACCTTGGAGACTTTGGCAGCTTGCATAATATCGTAACAGTCTTATTACAAGAACCGCTTACACGAGTGGGAACGAGCTTTTTAGGAACGATTTTTATTTTCTTCCTTATAAC carries:
- the celB gene encoding PTS cellobiose transporter subunit IIC, giving the protein MSKINTFLEEKVMPVAAKIAEQRHLQALRDGIILAMPLIIIGSVFLILANLPFQGYLDYLTEHPKLKASLLYPYRGTFEIMALVATFGIAYRLAESYKVDPLASGAISLAAYFVGTPFVSYVIGQTPEGVDIVETAYQTALFTSKGLFVGMVIAVLCTEIYRKILQKNIVITLPDGVPPAVAKSFTALIPGFFAIAVVWVLRLLVENLGDFGSLHNIVTVLLQEPLTRVGTSFLGTIFIFFLITLLWTTGLHGASIVGAVMTPVWLTLTNENAISFGAGEPVKHIVTDQFNDIIFIGGSGTTLGLVFAMLFFAKSQQMKQLGRLSIGPGIFNINEPITFGMPIVLNPLMIVPFILTPILSVIIAYVSMDIGLVAKPIGIVPPWTMPPIIQGYLITGSISGAVLQLVIILLSFVIYFPFFRIWDKQKAEEENSLVNTEKD